In the Malania oleifera isolate guangnan ecotype guangnan chromosome 1, ASM2987363v1, whole genome shotgun sequence genome, one interval contains:
- the LOC131160507 gene encoding cytochrome P450 85A isoform X1 yields the protein MAIFIVIFVVALGLCICSALNEVRYRKRGLPPGTMGWPVFGETTEFLKQGPSFMRNQKARYGSFFKSHILGCPTIVSMDPELNRYILMNEAKGLVPGYPQSMLDILGKCNIAAVHGTTHKLMRGALLALVSPATIRDQLLPKIDEFMRSHLSNWDNKIINIQEKTKEMALLSSLNQIAGIESGSVSPKFMPEFFKLVLGTLSLPIDLPGTNYRRGLQARKNVVYMLRHLIEKRRASSHEAHHDMLHRLMSNELNRCKLSDEEIIDQIITILYSGYETVSTTSMMAVKYLHDHPRVLEELRREHLAIREGKRPGDPIDWNDYKLMRFTRAVVFETSRLATIVNGVLRKTTKEMELNGFVVPKGWRIYVYTREINYDPYLYPDPLAFNPWRWMDKSLESQSHFLIFGGGTRQCPGKELGIAEISTFLHYFVTKYRWEEVGGEKLMRFPRVEAPNGLHIRVSTS from the exons ATGGCTATTTTCATTGTGATTTTTGTGGTGGCCTTGGGGCTCTGCATATGCTCTGCTTTGAATGAGGTGAGGTACAGGAAGAGAGGCTTGCCTCCTGGCACAATGGGTTGGCCAGTTTTTGGGGAGACCACAGAGTTTCTTAAACAAGGTCCAAGCTTCATGCGGAACCAGAAAGCAAG GTATGGAAGCTTTTTCAAATCCCACATTCTAGGTTGTCCTACCATTGTTTCCATGGATCCAGAGCTCAACAGATATATTCTCATGAATGAAGCAAAAGGCCTTGTGCCTGGCTACCCACAATCCATGCTGGATATACTGGGCAAATGCAACATTGCAGCTGTTCATGGCACCACTCACAAGCTGATGAGAGGGGCGCTGCTGGCCCTCGTCAGCCCCGCCACCATTAGAGATCAGCTCCTTCCTAAGATTGATGAGTTCATGAGATCCCACCTGAGCAATTGGGATAACAAAATCATTAACATCCAAGAAAAAACCAAAGAG atgGCACTTCTCTCCTCCCTCAATCAGATCGCAGGGATAGAATCAGGCTCTGTATCACCCAAGTTTATGCCAGAGTTCTTCAAGTTGGTGTTAGGAACCCTTTCGCTTCCTATCGATCTTCCCGGCACGAATTACCGCCGGGGTTTGCAA GCAAGGAAGAATGTAGTGTACATGTTGAGACATCTCATAGAGAAGAGAAGAGCCTCCTCTCATGAAGCCCATCATGACATGCTCCATCGCCTAATGAGTAATGAACTGAACAGATGCAAACTCAGTGATGAAGAGATCATTGATCAAATAATCACAATTCTGTATTCAGGTTATGAGACGGTTTCGACTACTTCAATGATGGCAGTCAAGTATCTACATGATCATCCAAGAGTTCTTGAAGAGCTTAGA AGAGAGCATTTGGCAATAAGAGAAGGCAAAAGGCCCGGAGATCCAATCGACTGGAACGATTACAAGTTGATGCGCTTCACCCGAGCG GTGGTCTTTGAGACCTCAAGATTAGCTACTATAGTCAATGGAGTCCTGAGGAAAACTACCAAAGAGATGGAGTTGAATG GATTTGTTGTTCCAAAGGGATGGAGAATATATGTATACACAAGAGAGATCAACTATGACCCATATCTGTACCCGGATCCGTTAGCTTTCAACCCATGGAGATGGATG GATAAGAGCTTGGAGTCGCAGAGCCACTTCCTGATATTTGGTGGAGGCACCAGGCAATGCCCTGGAAAGGAGCTGGGAATAGCTGAAATTTCTACTTTCCTTCACTATTTTGTCACCAAATACAG ATGGGAAGAAGTTGGTGGAGAGAAGCTAATGAgatttccaagagttgaagcaccgaaTGGCTTACATATTAGGGTTTCCACTTCCTAA
- the LOC131160507 gene encoding cytochrome P450 85A isoform X2, with protein MAIFIVIFVVALGLCICSALNEVRYRKRGLPPGTMGWPVFGETTEFLKQGPSFMRNQKARYGSFFKSHILGCPTIVSMDPELNRYILMNEAKGLVPGYPQSMLDILGKCNIAAVHGTTHKLMRGALLALVSPATIRDQLLPKIDEFMRSHLSNWDNKIINIQEKTKEMALLSSLNQIAGIESGSVSPKFMPEFFKLVLGTLSLPIDLPGTNYRRGLQARKNVVYMLRHLIEKRRASSHEAHHDMLHRLMSYETVSTTSMMAVKYLHDHPRVLEELRREHLAIREGKRPGDPIDWNDYKLMRFTRAVVFETSRLATIVNGVLRKTTKEMELNGFVVPKGWRIYVYTREINYDPYLYPDPLAFNPWRWMDKSLESQSHFLIFGGGTRQCPGKELGIAEISTFLHYFVTKYRWEEVGGEKLMRFPRVEAPNGLHIRVSTS; from the exons ATGGCTATTTTCATTGTGATTTTTGTGGTGGCCTTGGGGCTCTGCATATGCTCTGCTTTGAATGAGGTGAGGTACAGGAAGAGAGGCTTGCCTCCTGGCACAATGGGTTGGCCAGTTTTTGGGGAGACCACAGAGTTTCTTAAACAAGGTCCAAGCTTCATGCGGAACCAGAAAGCAAG GTATGGAAGCTTTTTCAAATCCCACATTCTAGGTTGTCCTACCATTGTTTCCATGGATCCAGAGCTCAACAGATATATTCTCATGAATGAAGCAAAAGGCCTTGTGCCTGGCTACCCACAATCCATGCTGGATATACTGGGCAAATGCAACATTGCAGCTGTTCATGGCACCACTCACAAGCTGATGAGAGGGGCGCTGCTGGCCCTCGTCAGCCCCGCCACCATTAGAGATCAGCTCCTTCCTAAGATTGATGAGTTCATGAGATCCCACCTGAGCAATTGGGATAACAAAATCATTAACATCCAAGAAAAAACCAAAGAG atgGCACTTCTCTCCTCCCTCAATCAGATCGCAGGGATAGAATCAGGCTCTGTATCACCCAAGTTTATGCCAGAGTTCTTCAAGTTGGTGTTAGGAACCCTTTCGCTTCCTATCGATCTTCCCGGCACGAATTACCGCCGGGGTTTGCAA GCAAGGAAGAATGTAGTGTACATGTTGAGACATCTCATAGAGAAGAGAAGAGCCTCCTCTCATGAAGCCCATCATGACATGCTCCATCGCCTAATGA GTTATGAGACGGTTTCGACTACTTCAATGATGGCAGTCAAGTATCTACATGATCATCCAAGAGTTCTTGAAGAGCTTAGA AGAGAGCATTTGGCAATAAGAGAAGGCAAAAGGCCCGGAGATCCAATCGACTGGAACGATTACAAGTTGATGCGCTTCACCCGAGCG GTGGTCTTTGAGACCTCAAGATTAGCTACTATAGTCAATGGAGTCCTGAGGAAAACTACCAAAGAGATGGAGTTGAATG GATTTGTTGTTCCAAAGGGATGGAGAATATATGTATACACAAGAGAGATCAACTATGACCCATATCTGTACCCGGATCCGTTAGCTTTCAACCCATGGAGATGGATG GATAAGAGCTTGGAGTCGCAGAGCCACTTCCTGATATTTGGTGGAGGCACCAGGCAATGCCCTGGAAAGGAGCTGGGAATAGCTGAAATTTCTACTTTCCTTCACTATTTTGTCACCAAATACAG ATGGGAAGAAGTTGGTGGAGAGAAGCTAATGAgatttccaagagttgaagcaccgaaTGGCTTACATATTAGGGTTTCCACTTCCTAA